The nucleotide window aataattaatgtattacAGAGTTTATTCAAGTTTAGAAACAAAATCAACAGCAGCACACACTCTGAAATGTTCTTAAAATATTCGAAAGATCTGTAAGGTTCCTCAAAAAGAGTTCCTGAAGGGTTCCATGGATGGTTAAAGGCTCTTAGACTTTCCGAGAACAAACCAGTATAGAAACCTTCCTGAAAGGGTAAACCCAGAAGTCTCTGTTGTTGGGATCTACATTTAAAAGTCTCTTTAAGAGATGACACCTAAACATATTAGTCCATAAGTGTACTGTAACTCCTTCATAATAGTATTGTGTATAATAATGCAGTATTGTGTGTTTTATCAAagtaaagtgtgtttttttggttaaaactacattttctaaatgatttgtttattacCCCCCAAAAACCCTCCTTACAGAAGGCACAAATATCAGACTCGAGTCACGGTGCGCTTAATACATAATCATGTTTTCACGATGAAGTAACACAAACAGCTGTTCTCATCATTCAGAGCTTCTTCAGTCAGTTTGTCACACAGGAACAGAGGAGACATCCACAATAACATTTAACTAATAAACAGCACCactgtaaaattaaaacaaaacgaAAAAATCCAATCCAATCAAATCTCTCGAACACAAACTCTTCCTGGCttatttcttcttcttgctGTATTCCTTCTTCCCTTTCTCTTTGAAGTGACGCACTCGGTGGATTTTCTCCAGCTGGCTCTGAATGGTCTCTACGATGTTCACCTGGTCAGGAATGTGGACGTAGCGGACGTTACGGCCGGTCACGAACAAGTCGGCCATCTCTGAGACTTTTCCTCGTCTGTCCCGGTACAGGACGTCCTCCAGGCGCACGTTCATGAAGGCGTCCACGTTGAGGACGCGACCCCGCGCCGAGCTCTCGTCCCGTAGCTCCACCGTGGTCACCTGACCGTGCAGACCCTGCAGCAGCACCACCAGGCTGTTTTCCGAGATGGTTCGCTCTGCGATCGACTGAGTCGCCATTGATTATCCAATACACACTCGAAcactatctcacacacacacacgcaaataaACAGCATTAATGAAACATGCATAGAACAAAAATCTGTACTGGAATAAAATCTGGGCTTTACTTCCTAGTATTTAAGTAATTTAAGTTTATGAATTTTACATGAATAATTGTTCACTGATATCTGATTTTATGATATGAAGGAAAGAATGTGCCCTTTATCCCTGGGAACGATGGGTGTGAAGGGGGAACAGAGTAAGAAGCTTTTGTTTGTCACGTTTTGCAGTTGAGTGAAATGCTTTTCTTCACACATCCCAGGCTGGTAgtcagcagggggcagagcacTGAGGGTTAAAGGTTGGATCAAGGGCTTTAacccatggaaaaaaaaaaacatcactaaCCCAGAGGGAACACTCGCTGGATGAGACGCCAGcagtccatacacacacacacacacacacacacacacacactcattcacattcCAGGAGAAACACAACTACTTTGGCTTTTTCTGGGAAgatggaggaaaccagagaacccagaggaaacccatgaaGAGAACAAAGTGCAAccatgaacatacagtatgtatacacactatcagcaataacattatgaCTCCCCATCTCTTTTGCCATTATATAGAactatacagaaaaataaagggagtttttacaaATGCAAAAGGCCTGTGTTCGATTTCCAGACGGTGGCCAAACCCCAGTCACTGGATGCGATGCCGGTCCCaagcacaaacaaaacaaacaaacaaacaaacaaacaaaatgctgCCAATCTTATATGTTGGACCAAGTGTTcgatgtggcgaccccttgccgggagcaggggtcagactacacaggccagaCTTTACTCCACATgtacatcagtgagccttggccgccCAGTTTACCTTCCTTGGATcaccttgtcaaagtcactcaactTGCCCCTTTTTTCAAAAGGCTGACAGGATGATGGACGGCCAGGGCTCACTGATGGACATGGGGAGgcctgtgtgttgtgtgtgatgGATGGCCTGTGTGTattctgatccaatagaaggaCTAGTGTAGATCCAACTGagaaaaaggttaatgctggttttgatagaaaggtgtcacctgactgttatggtggcaaaaggaggacctactcaatattagacaggtggtcataatgttatggctgagaCATATTATTACTTAAAACTAAAATGTTATCCTGAAATACTATTGCTGTTGAACCCTACAAGCTTAAAGCCACCATTTAACCCAACGCAAACTGCACGTCTATTTCAAACAGCATGGTCTTATGAACAAGCACGGTCTTGTCCTAAAATCCTCTCTACTCCCTGTACTAGCGCCCTATACACGCGGCACTACTGTAAAAGTTTAATGCTCCCTACATAGTACACTACATAGCGCTTTAGGACACGCCCAAGCTGTACGCGCGTTTTTCTACCAAGGATTCCACCTGGACAAAACACtaactaataaaaatttaaagtttttttttatattaccgACTTATATTCTATGTTCAAACACACAGGAGTGATTAGAAATTCATTTAATGTCTGTTATGCGTTACCTTATTTGGCGTTTTAACCGCTGTAACAGTTTTCACAACCTCATTGCTCCGCCTCTTGCTTCCGCATTGCGGTGACGTCATTTATTTCTAAAGCGCGTTTGTTTCCCTCTAGCGGCCAAAGACCGAACCGCACTTTGAACTTTTCaggttaaaaatgtatttattcaattttttttttacagatttaaatgtgtagaatttaaatttgtgtaaaagtTATCGTGATAAGCTTCACTGTttcatcttttttgttttattgtattgtCTGGCAGTTTTTGTGGCAATGGTGGCTCAAACGGTCGTTGGGTTTCTGATCGGAAGGTTGGAGGTTCGaggctgtatcctggctgaaccctgcgctctgactccagcttcctaactggaatATGTGAAAATCACAAATTCCCTCaggggattaataaagtactaattatttatagttttattattcattacagAATCAGAATCACACACAAGGTATTTGATTCTGACTGTTTGTGCCTTTCAAAGTAGAGAAAATACTGCACATTTGTTATAGACAAGGCACTATACATAGCATTCAATAACTGTACAGATTAAATAAAGACTTCTTTATTCATGTAACAGATGTACATAAAGTGAGTGTGCAATTAACCCTAGTGtgtatcacatacagtatgttatattcAGTAATATCCTCCATACCGGGATATCGACACATTCAATTCTATGGAAAGCCTTTCTTCAAAGTAATAGGAGAACACATTGTGTTTAAAGGATCATAGATTAagcttaaacaaataaaaagcctTGGTTACAATATAAGatttattcattcactcatttatGTTTGATTCttaaatttacaaaatatttaactGCACAGACAACCATTCAACAACACCACTTgcgcattacaggaactcggctgggagttattgccacataccctgtacagtcctgttctcactccaagacatttcaACTTTAAGTGAGGTTTTAAGAGGCCAGGGTTTAAGgttatacaaagaaataaagggagtttttactcccataatttagttctgttattctgcacaatcaaaagtcctggtttgacttgaacgcccctacTAATGTTATGTAAATACAGTTTTCGGTAAGTGTTGTCCTTAGCaatttatttagtgtaacaAAAGCAAATCAAACCCTAAGAATAAAGTCATAAATGGAAAAACGAAATCAATTTCTTACAGAAGCATTACACAGATCACatagcccccccccccacacacacgtgAGATGTAAATAGTTTATGATCAAATGTATATACACCCAAATCTATTTTCATTATGATGACTACTatctatttccttttttttttagactagaATATACAGCAGCCATGTTAAAGCCTGTGACAAGTTCATAGACATTTCTGATTTTTGTTGAGTCTCTGTCCAAGATGGACTGTCCAAGAGACAAACAGCTGGGAATCTTGAAAATCCCCTTTACTCCTGGTAATTCTGGTTAAATTAAAAAtcctaaatataaataaaatgaaataaaataagaagtAATACATTATTAGGAAGAACAATCATGGCCTGGTGTGATATTTCTGTAAGAGagatttctttgtgttttaaagCTCATCCATCATGGCCAGTAGATCTTCTCCCTTGTCGCTGGGTCTCTCGACTTCGTCCTGATCGGTGAACTGGGCAGCGATGTGGTTCAGCTCGGTATCAGCCTgaggactcacacacacatattctgaGTTACAGACAGGCAcaagtttgtgtttttgttttcttctaaTGAATGACAGTGAGCTGTTTGAATTAAACACTGCTACGCTTTTACTTTATAATGCATATTTTTTCTCTCCAAATTCTCTCATTTCATTATGTGCATGTTTAATGACTCAATATGAGACAAATGTCACAGAGATGCTAGATCTGTCAGGCAGGTTAGGGAAATTACAACCTGTTCAATTACTGGTGTTTTAGAGAAGagcaggagaggagaggagagacgCAGAAAAataggaagaagaaaagaacagaagagaagagatgggAGAGAAGAGAATAAGACAGATGAAAAGAGAAGAGGAGAacaaaagagaagaaaacagatgagaagagaaagaaaaaagaaaagataacagGAAAAGAGAAGAGCTGTGTAAAGAGAAGAGATAGAAGACAAGAACATTGTAGAAAAGAGGAGAGgacagaagaaaagaagagTCAGTGTATGTTTGGAGCTGGTGTGTGCTGCTGATCCATGTGTGTTTGGAGCTGATGCATGATTGGGGACAATGTGTGATGGGAATCAACATGTGTTGGAGGTTGAATCACGTTAGGAGTTAAAGTGTGATTAGAGTTAAAGTGTGATTAGAGTTAAAGTGTGTTTGGAGTAGACAAAGGAGCTCTGCCGGTCTGCATTAACCAGAGAAGAGAATGTGTGTTTGCTGCCGATGTTTATTGCCAATTGATGCGTGTGATGCAATATTGTGAGTTGACGCTCATGGGGAGTCAATGCATGATGGGAGGCGATGTGTGTTTGCAGTCGATGCATGTTGGGAATAGGCAAAGAAGCTCTGCCGGTTTGCATTAAACATCATCCTCCCATCCAGGATGTAAAAATAGGAAGAGACACTCTGTAAACCTGTAAAGTTCGTGGTGGCTCACCTTCACAGCATGAATGTTCAGCACACAGAACGCCTCATCCCTCGCTGACACACTTCTCCTGTAAAGACATGCAAATACAGCAAGGGCAACTCCAgcacagtaataataataataataataataataaatatagttgcaagcaacgatgacgggcccaagcaccctgcgccatcgcCACCCTGGGTCCACCGCACAACCTGTGTGCTATTTGAGTGTGTTAAGACGTACAAAAAGCCATCGCCGCCCAGGTGCACTGCACAACTTGCACATTTTAGACACTATATAGGGCTGATGCCAGTTtaggccctaaatatttgttgagtgcgttagtgtgtgtgttgaatgtgagagtgttaacatttgtaatgtgtgtattcgtgtgcatgtgtgtgtgtgtgtgtacatgcatacgtgtgtgtctgtgagagtcTTAACAtctgtaatgtgtgtatatgtatgtgtgcatgtgtggcatgcatgtgtgtgtgtgtgtgtgtgtgtgtgtgtgtgtgtgtgagatgtgcttgtgtgtgtgagtgttaacatttgtgatgtgtacgtgtgttcAATAGGCCACAGATGCTGTAaataagcatcacactatgatgttactcaatgtAATGTCACATgactgtgatgtcactgaagatgatgtcactcaatatgatgccacacagaaagttattaatcattttCCGGTGTAAATTTAAGGCATTATCACAGCTGACCCATTTGAGACATTAAAAATCCCTCTGCAATTTTGCGTCCTCAATGTCTTAGGATCACATCGGACCGGTTTGGTGacgatcgtataaattccctaggaggagtatatcaaaatccatcaggTGTGTTTTAGGAAATGACCCAAAATTACCGGCCTCCTGTTGAGTTTAGCCCAGGacatacaataaacaaaaattgttTAGCTCAacgagctctaaatgtgtacgaAGTTTTGTGTGCCTAcatgaaagtgtgtatgagcataagcttgggccctaataataataataatactcactCCTCGTCTTCCTCCTGATCTGAGGAGAAGAGATTGACCCTCATCCCTGCATCAGCAACATCCCAGACCTCCATCTGTCCCATCAGCTTGGCTAAGAGGTTCAGCTCGGCTTTAGCCAGAGGGTTTGgatcatcactgacctgctcaacacacatacacatctgaTATGTTCATAAACACGTAAATAACATAAAGCCATAAGAAATATTAACTAAGTCTATTCTTTCTGGATGTAGGTGTTCATTCACCTGTTCACTTCTACAGGTGTGTTTGGAGCTTCCcgaggtgtgtgtgtccttgtcgGAGCTCACACCGTACCTGCACAAGGACAGAGGTCACACAAACTCCTTGTGAGAGGAATACGAACTTCCCAGAAATGTTCCTTCCAGGCAGGATCAGTACGGCTCATGATTCAGGTTTGCTggtgttttaaatataatgctGTTATTCAGGTGCTGTTATTAGTGTGACTCTGAGTAAATAATCCATGCGATGTTTACATGTTAGTACCCAGACGTGTCACCCGGTCTCCAGACACGTCGAATGAGGCGTCCCTCACGGAGCTGGTGTATCTGCCTCCGCTCACAAACTCGCGCCTCCTCACCACCCTGCCCCGGCTGTTATAGTACCTGAGACAGGAAGAAAGAGTAGCTGAACAGGTAGAACATCACTATGATTGTACGGGTAAGATTTTCTTGCATTTTACTGGAGGCAACTTTAACAGAGATGTACAAATAAATGTGCGCTAGCTAGCCAATGTTCAATGAAGTTAGCGATCTTTGTGCTGGCCGAgtaaaaaatacaatgaaataaaataaacacaacataaataaGATAACTATTGTTTCCGAATTCTTTCAATTGATAGTAATTTCTTGTTTATTACATTAGTATTTATGTTAATGTAATTTCGGTTTAACATCGACTGTGATTAGCGACGGTACTTGACCTGTGCGCTCGTGTCTATTACCAAATCATCAAATATTTAGTATTTCCAGTGTGATATTGGATAAATACATCGGTTAAGTATATAAAAAGGCTATGTAAAAAGGCTGTATTCTAACTTAAACCATAAGTGGCCTAATCAGAGAGTTATTCACTTGttcattcattgtctataccgcttcctgtatacaggatggcAGGGGACCTGAAACCTGACTTTAgaggacaccctggacagtgtgccaatccatcaccgggcacacacacacacacaataactaatctgcgtgtctttggactgtaagaggaaactggaggacttggaggacacccaccaaacacggggagaacatacaaactccatggaGGTgggaggtcacagtgctaaccactatgccatgaCTATAGGAAATTATACCTTTTACTCATACATTGTAAATCTTTCTGgcaagcttaaaaaaaagaaagaaaaaagaaaaaaaaaaacacctagtaTTCAGTACTGTGCtaaagtcttaggcacatgtAAATAACAGCTGTAGAGCAAGGATGCCttcaaaaaaaagtttctacattcaaataaatactataaaaagcagtaaactGTAGTTGATAAAAGAAATTCAATAACTTGAGTGACGATCATTTGCTTCAAAGAAagtctcaggtacaatttgtgTGGTTTTATAAGAGAATTCGCTGCTTcgttttactgaacatcctgcagaaccagcctCAGTCTGCTTCCTGCTTCCTTTTCCATGCATGCAAAagccatacatactgtattacaggACTAATGTTTAAGAAtcacaattatatatttttttgtactgatgTAATGAAGTcataacatattatatatatttgtattaaacaaaacacaggGTATCTTAGACTTCTGGACAATACCTCATctcctaattaaaaaaacaaattattattattattattattattattattattataaccgACACATGTTTCCACTGGATCTACAAAGGTAATCAAGTTAAACTAATGTTTTTAAGCTTGTGCTGACTGTACATAAAATCATCACACATGCCAATTAAGCGATGATATCCAGTGCAATGGTGCTGTTTCTACGTAACTTTTGTGATAAATAAgcagataataataaatcctatttacctattaggccacgcctcctagcTGGATCAGTACCGGTGTGTCAGAAACCACAAACCATGTACATTTAAAAGCTGAAGTGCAGGCTATGAAATTGTTAGCCACAGTATAATTTCAATTTGTacaaaccagagtacctgattAATCCTGGAACTTCAGAGCCATGAGGCATCGGGCCTGACGTCTGTATCACAAATCGCCCGTCTGCTTTCTGCAGATTCTCCTTCAGGAATATGGAGACCTGGCCGCAGGAACATTACAGCTAGCAGTGGATCAGTGTGAGAAATTCACCACGTACCACACTACAGTGACATTACTCACGATACAAACATTTCTTAGGTTGAAAATCACAAGGCAGCTtcaaatttttttcttgtagcactcaagtgcaaaagtttgtgcacccacAAAGTAGTCAAAATATAGCTAGAAAAATTCACATGATACATTTTATCGAATGACTTTTATATCCTCTAAGAAACATAagatacatattttattttacttttatgtttCGCTTTTTGCTTCTGTTCCAATTATacaaattttacatattttcattttacattttataggaAGACATTAAATTGGCCAATAAAGTGTTCCAAAGCAAAGAAAGTAtgcatttgtatatatttaaaacaaagaggtttcctttaaacatgttttgtacacagaacattttctttaatttttaagaATTTTCTACAAAATGATGTATAAAAACCCTCACCCTGATGTGCACGTCCTGAAAGAAAGCGAGGAGCGTCTGCCGTATGAGCTGAAACTCGCCTTCCGATAAAGGAGTGTACATCTACAACGAAGGAAGAATATATAAACAAGTTTGTTAATATCCAATTCAGTTTGGCTGCCACTGAGAAAGCAAGATCACAAATATTATTGAATGTCATCAGCATAGAAATAGAATGAGACGTTATGCACTCTAATAATACTGCTCAAAGGAACCATGTATTGGGAAAACAGAATAGGGCCAAGTATCGATCCTTGCAGTACCCCATAGGGCTGGGGGGCATTAGAGGATGACATTTCACAGAAAAGCTTTGTTCGATATATATGagattaattaataatgtaGTCCTTTAAGTCTTAATAGTTAACACAATAGGAACATATCCAAGCATTATGGACCAAACATCGGATCATCTATTAcatgacagagaaagagagagagaaagagagatattgtcaaataaatgaaacaaaacaatctGGCAAACTCAATGCTCAACAACAGGTGTGTTTACTATCATTAACTCTTACTATCTATTTACTGGttatcctgtacagagtcaCAGGAGATCTGGAGACTATCCAAGGGGACTCTGGGcgcaaggcagggtacaccctggacacgtgccaatccattgcagtgtgcaagtatgcacacacgcactcactTAGACACACTCAGAAAACACAAAttacaattagcctaatctacatgtctttggactgtgggaggaaacccaccaagcattgggAGCACATGCAAACTTAACACGCACACAGGCCCTGTGGTGCGAatctggaggtgtgaggccacagtacTGACCACTGGGTCATCGTGTCACCTTAAGTATGTTTACATTGACCCAAACAATCCACTAacaatggaattttttttttatgtaaacaccTTAGTCAGAACTTTTTGACCCGATCCAGTCCAATAAGAATGAAAGGGCGATGTAAACCTTTGATAATCTGTTCaataggtaaatattagccatgtaaacacttgatcagattgtttttcttttcttggaatAAATATATCTTCTTTGTCTGCATTTTTGCCCCACGTGGGGATAATACAAGGTGATGTATCGAGTTTCTTGGAAAGGAAAAGTTTATTTCCATCCATGATCATTGAAGACCCTGATTCCTGATCCTTATTTTTCTCCACTGGGTCTCTAGCTGAGGAAGGAGCACTTCTAACCCAACCTCAGCACTGGAGTAAAATAgttcttctgttatatttccaGCTTCATCACTTTGtacttgacaaaaaaaagtttgattttaattaaacactttGAGCATGTCAACACACATCTTATCGGATTGGTGTCTCTAattagtggcttagtggttagccttgTTGCATTCCaacttcagggtctgggtttaattccaaCGTCagggctgtgtgcatggagtttgcatggtttaCACAcgtttgatgggtttcctctgggctaactagcattcccaaattgctaaAAAACTGTCATAAAGACAATGGGTTATCACCATTCTGTAGTCCTATTTGGacaactacagaggttcctagatggatagatgTTTATAGTTTTCCTGACCACAATCAGTGCTGTTGGGATAAAGAAAAATCGACCCTATGTAGGGGGTTCCATtactaatacagtatgtacataaaTGGTTTCAGGATTATGGATCCCAATTCTATCATTTCCTCATTACCGTGTGTGAGTTTCAGTGCAGCACATCTGCAACACACTGATGAAAGTGAAATACTGGAGAAATGCAATCATTTCTGATGTGAGGttagtgtttaatttttaaagcata belongs to Clarias gariepinus isolate MV-2021 ecotype Netherlands chromosome 2, CGAR_prim_01v2, whole genome shotgun sequence and includes:
- the oscp1a gene encoding protein OSCP1a → MSLRTLPLLIINLGGEMLYILDQRLRAQSVTDDKIPKGWLEDDRKRVMTDIVGVMFSKAFMEEVTQPQDMYSHRALRCVLTRLAHTSIMRLNSTSMDKLYDLMTMAFKYQIALCPRPRDLLLVSFNHMDGIRELVKDNPRLVNLINDAQRLIIEMYTPLSEGEFQLIRQTLLAFFQDVHIRVSIFLKENLQKADGRFVIQTSGPMPHGSEVPGLIRYYNSRGRVVRRREFVSGGRYTSSVRDASFDVSGDRVTRLGTNMYGVSSDKDTHTSGSSKHTCRSEQVSDDPNPLAKAELNLLAKLMGQMEVWDVADAGMRVNLFSSDQEEDEERSVSARDEAFCVLNIHAVKADTELNHIAAQFTDQDEVERPSDKGEDLLAMMDEL
- the lsm10 gene encoding U7 snRNA-associated Sm-like protein LSm10, coding for MATQSIAERTISENSLVVLLQGLHGQVTTVELRDESSARGRVLNVDAFMNVRLEDVLYRDRRGKVSEMADLFVTGRNVRYVHIPDQVNIVETIQSQLEKIHRVRHFKEKGKKEYSKKKK